A part of Candidatus Electrothrix aestuarii genomic DNA contains:
- a CDS encoding ABC transporter permease subunit (The N-terminal region of this protein, as described by TIGR01726, is a three transmembrane segment that identifies a subfamily of ABC transporter permease subunits, which specificities that include histidine, arginine, glutamine, glutamate, L-cystine (sic), the opines (in Agrobacterium) octopine and nopaline, etc.): MDSKPEEPIVRWLNRGRNRALLFQILLMLSTVLFFVVIGINALSNLEEQGITSGFAFLSHKAGFSIIQTLIEYSESSTYAETFLVGLLNTLLISVLGIIGATILGFIIGVARLSSNWLIAQLAGIYIEIFRNLPLLLQVFFWYFTVLRSLPLPRGSLHIGDWLFLNIRGIYVPRPLPHAGMNWLLIVFLMSIVAITLFKIWAWKYKERTGEELPFIRISLAILFVPTVITWCATGGPLHWELPSLQGLNFNGGITVIPELAALLLALVVYTASFIAEIVRSGILSVNPAQTEAARALGLPQRKILRLVVIPQAMRMIIPQMTSQYLNLVKNSSLATAIGYPDLVSVFAGTSLNQTGQAIEIIAMTMAVYLILSLLISWLMNRYNERALLLER; the protein is encoded by the coding sequence ATGGACAGTAAACCCGAAGAACCTATAGTCCGATGGTTGAACCGGGGACGGAATAGGGCCTTACTCTTTCAGATTCTTCTGATGCTGAGTACAGTGCTCTTTTTTGTCGTCATTGGCATCAATGCGCTCAGCAACCTGGAGGAGCAGGGAATAACCAGCGGCTTTGCCTTTCTGAGCCATAAGGCTGGTTTTAGCATCATCCAGACGCTTATTGAGTATAGCGAATCCAGCACCTATGCCGAAACTTTTCTGGTCGGCCTCCTCAACACCCTCCTTATTTCAGTTTTAGGTATTATCGGTGCTACAATTCTTGGCTTTATTATTGGTGTAGCGAGACTTTCTTCTAACTGGCTGATTGCTCAACTCGCTGGTATCTATATAGAGATATTCCGAAATCTTCCTCTTCTTCTTCAGGTCTTTTTCTGGTATTTTACAGTCCTTCGTTCTCTTCCTTTGCCTCGTGGCAGCCTGCATATCGGAGATTGGCTCTTTCTCAATATCAGAGGGATCTATGTTCCGCGCCCGCTTCCTCACGCTGGGATGAATTGGTTGCTTATCGTTTTCCTTATGAGTATAGTGGCGATTACTCTCTTTAAAATCTGGGCATGGAAATATAAGGAAAGAACAGGGGAAGAGTTGCCATTCATACGTATTTCTTTGGCTATCTTGTTCGTTCCAACCGTCATTACCTGGTGTGCTACTGGCGGCCCCTTGCATTGGGAACTTCCATCCTTGCAAGGCTTAAATTTTAATGGAGGGATAACTGTTATTCCCGAGCTTGCTGCTCTTCTTCTTGCTTTGGTTGTGTATACTGCCAGCTTTATTGCTGAAATTGTCCGGTCAGGCATTTTGTCTGTTAATCCTGCCCAAACGGAAGCGGCGCGTGCCTTGGGATTACCCCAAAGAAAAATCTTACGTCTGGTGGTTATTCCTCAGGCTATGCGGATGATTATTCCGCAGATGACCAGCCAGTACTTGAATCTGGTTAAAAACTCCTCTTTGGCTACGGCGATAGGGTATCCTGATCTCGTATCGGTTTTCGCCGGAACAAGCCTGAATCAAACAGGTCAGGCCATTGAGATTATAGCCATGACTATGGCTGTTTATTTGATCCTGAGTTTACTTATCTCCTGGTTGATGAATAGGTATAATGAGCGAGCCTTATTATTGGAGAGGTAA
- a CDS encoding amino acid ABC transporter permease, whose product MTEAHIPHPDLSPPLTSVGPVGWVRRNLFSTPLNSLFTLTALYLLYHFIPPMINWAVVSADWSGTSRDACSGDGACWVFVRLRFLHFMVGFYPEEQLWRPIAAFAMGVLLLLYLFLKGMPHKDWVAVFTIFGSPIVAFFLFYGGVFGLPVVETHQWGGLMLTLILSTVGMLFALPLGTLLALGRRSSMPFTKSLCVVFIELWRGVPLITVLFMSSVLIPLFMPEGVRMDKLLRALIGISLFQSAYMAEVVRSGLQVVPRGQYEAADALGLSYWKAMLLIILPQALKTVIPGIVNTFIQLFKDTTLVLIIGLFDLLATVQASFTDSKWLGFSAEGYIFAGLIYWLFCFSMSRYSRYLEKKLHTGY is encoded by the coding sequence ATGACGGAAGCGCATATTCCGCATCCTGATTTATCCCCACCTCTGACCAGTGTCGGACCTGTGGGCTGGGTGCGACGGAACCTGTTTTCAACACCGCTCAACAGCCTGTTCACATTGACGGCCCTTTATCTGCTCTACCATTTTATCCCTCCAATGATTAACTGGGCTGTGGTTTCAGCGGACTGGTCAGGAACCAGCCGTGATGCCTGTTCGGGAGATGGTGCCTGCTGGGTCTTTGTCAGGTTGCGTTTTCTTCATTTCATGGTAGGCTTTTATCCGGAGGAGCAACTCTGGCGTCCTATTGCTGCCTTTGCTATGGGAGTTCTCTTGCTCCTTTATCTTTTTTTAAAAGGCATGCCACATAAAGATTGGGTTGCCGTATTCACCATTTTTGGTTCCCCTATTGTCGCCTTCTTTTTGTTTTACGGGGGGGTGTTCGGTTTACCTGTTGTGGAGACCCATCAGTGGGGCGGCTTGATGCTCACCCTGATTCTCTCTACAGTGGGTATGCTTTTTGCTCTTCCTCTGGGGACTCTGCTGGCCTTGGGGCGCCGTTCCTCAATGCCGTTTACTAAGTCGTTGTGTGTCGTTTTTATTGAGCTTTGGCGTGGCGTTCCGTTGATTACCGTCCTTTTTATGTCTTCCGTATTGATTCCTCTGTTTATGCCGGAAGGGGTACGGATGGACAAGCTGTTACGTGCCCTCATAGGTATATCTTTGTTTCAGTCTGCCTATATGGCAGAGGTTGTGCGCAGTGGTCTTCAGGTTGTCCCACGGGGACAGTATGAGGCCGCAGATGCCTTGGGCCTGTCGTATTGGAAGGCCATGCTGCTGATCATCCTGCCTCAGGCTTTGAAAACAGTCATACCCGGTATAGTGAATACCTTTATTCAGCTCTTTAAAGATACAACCTTGGTGCTTATTATTGGCCTGTTTGATCTCCTGGCAACTGTACAGGCTTCCTTTACTGACAGTAAATGGCTGGGCTTTTCGGCAGAAGGGTATATCTTTGCCGGACTGATTTATTGGCTGTTCTGTTTTTCCATGTCCAGGTACAGTCGCTATCTGGAAAAGAAACTTCATACTGGGTATTAA